In Cheilinus undulatus linkage group 16, ASM1832078v1, whole genome shotgun sequence, one DNA window encodes the following:
- the LOC121524312 gene encoding skin secretory protein xP2-like, giving the protein MGCSTSSQTSAVDTIRPGAKPEESNGASTTGAANENGKVAEDSETIPDQTPAAEGGDAKPAEEPAAAATSAENTAAAPSSGEEPQPAADAAAAPVEPAAEPSEAAAPAEAPEEAAAPAEAPATAETPASSTEAAAAPGQENAEATAADPEPKTEEAPAPSE; this is encoded by the exons ATGGGATGCTCCACCAGTTCGCAAACTTCAGCGGTTGATACGATTCGACCAGGTGCTAAACCCGAGGAGAGCAACGGAGCCAGCACAACAG GAGCGGCCAACGAGAATGGCAAAGTAGCTGAAGACAGTGAAACAATCCCTGACCAGACACCAGCTGCTGAAGGTGGAGATGCTAAGCCTGCAGAGGAACCTGCTGCAGCTGCAACATCTGCAGAAAACACAGCTGCAGCTCCATCTTCAGGGGAGGAGCCTCAGCCAGCTgcagatgcagcagcagcaccagtaGAACCAGCAGCAGAACCTTCTGAAGCTGCAGCACCTGCAGAAGCACCAGAAGAGGCAGCCGCACCTGCAGAGGCTCCTGCAACAGCAGAGACGCCAGCGAGCTCTACAGAGGCAGCAGCCGCTCCTGGGCAAG AAAATGCAGAGGCCACAGCCGCAGACCCAGAGCCTAAAACTGAGGAGGCACCAG CTCCTAGTGAGTGA